One Streptomyces sp. NBC_00102 DNA segment encodes these proteins:
- a CDS encoding class I SAM-dependent methyltransferase has translation MTSNTTPFDEAERLKWAGLADAYAASFARLCARTVPDLLDAAGVSGGTRVLDVGTGTGAVAVAACTRGAVVTAVDAEPDMVKSATEAAPAADVRVALLPELPFADGEFDAVAANFVLNHVGRPRKALAELRRVTRPGGRIAVTIWGADAGTGQRLLGRAVAAAGALRPPEVPPLAPEEAFEQTPEGLAALLAGAGLADVSCTALAWDHRATADEWWSGAASGVATIGRIVTAQTPATVAEIKRHYEEFSAEFALPGGEDEKPLALPHRALLASGRVL, from the coding sequence ATGACCAGCAACACCACACCGTTCGACGAGGCCGAGCGCCTGAAGTGGGCGGGCCTGGCCGACGCCTACGCCGCGAGCTTCGCCCGGCTCTGCGCCCGTACCGTGCCCGACCTGCTGGACGCGGCGGGGGTGAGCGGGGGCACCCGTGTCCTGGACGTGGGCACCGGCACCGGGGCGGTGGCCGTGGCCGCGTGTACCAGGGGCGCGGTGGTCACGGCCGTGGACGCGGAACCGGACATGGTGAAGAGCGCCACCGAGGCGGCCCCGGCGGCCGACGTGCGCGTCGCGCTCCTGCCCGAGCTGCCCTTCGCGGACGGCGAGTTCGACGCGGTGGCCGCCAACTTCGTCCTCAACCACGTCGGGCGCCCCCGCAAGGCGCTCGCCGAACTGCGCCGGGTGACCCGCCCCGGCGGGCGGATAGCCGTCACCATCTGGGGCGCAGACGCCGGGACCGGCCAGCGGCTGCTGGGCCGGGCGGTCGCCGCCGCCGGAGCCCTCCGCCCGCCGGAGGTGCCCCCGCTCGCCCCCGAGGAGGCGTTCGAGCAGACCCCCGAAGGCCTCGCCGCGCTGCTGGCGGGAGCCGGACTGGCGGACGTCTCCTGCACGGCCCTCGCCTGGGACCACCGGGCCACGGCCGACGAGTGGTGGAGCGGGGCCGCGTCCGGGGTGGCGACGATCGGCCGCATCGTCACCGCCCAGACGCCCGCCACGGTGGCGGAGATCAAGCGCCACTACGAGGAGTTCAGCGCGGAGTTCGCGCTCCCGGGCGGCGAGGACGAGAAGCCGCTGGCGCTCCCGCACCGCGCACTGCTGGCGTCCGGCCGGGTGCTGTAG
- a CDS encoding Ppx/GppA phosphatase family protein, whose product MRLGVLDVGSNTVHLLVMDAHPGARPLPAHSHKVELRLAQLLDADGAIGPEGVDRLVATVASAVQAAEDKGCEEVLAFATSAVRDATNADDVLGRVRAETGVDLAVLSGEEEARLTFLAARRWFGWSAGKLLLLDIGGGSLEIALGLDEEPAAAVSLPLGAGRLTAAWLPGDPARPAGAAEVRELRRYVRARIASTVGDFSRHGRPDRVVATSKTFKQLARIAGAARSTEGLYTQRTLSAAALEEWVPKLAMMTAEECGHLPGVSPGRAGQLLAGALVAEGTMDLFGITELEICPWALREGVILRRLDHLPAERIALS is encoded by the coding sequence ATGAGACTCGGAGTCCTCGACGTGGGGTCGAACACGGTTCATCTGCTGGTGATGGACGCCCATCCCGGCGCCCGTCCGCTGCCCGCGCACTCGCACAAGGTGGAGCTCCGCCTCGCCCAGCTGCTCGACGCGGACGGGGCGATCGGCCCCGAGGGCGTCGACCGGCTGGTCGCCACGGTGGCCTCGGCGGTCCAGGCCGCCGAGGACAAGGGGTGCGAGGAGGTGCTGGCGTTCGCCACCTCGGCGGTGCGCGACGCCACCAACGCCGACGACGTACTGGGCCGGGTGCGTGCCGAGACCGGCGTCGACCTCGCCGTCCTCAGCGGCGAGGAGGAGGCGCGGCTGACCTTCCTGGCCGCCCGCCGCTGGTTCGGCTGGTCGGCGGGGAAGCTCCTGCTGCTCGACATCGGCGGCGGCTCGCTGGAGATCGCCCTCGGGCTGGACGAGGAGCCCGCGGCGGCCGTGTCGCTGCCGCTCGGCGCGGGCCGCCTCACCGCCGCCTGGCTGCCCGGCGACCCCGCCCGTCCGGCCGGTGCGGCCGAGGTGCGCGAGCTGCGCCGGTACGTACGCGCCAGGATCGCCAGCACCGTCGGGGACTTCAGCCGCCACGGCAGGCCCGACCGCGTGGTCGCCACCTCGAAGACCTTCAAGCAGCTCGCCCGGATAGCCGGGGCGGCCCGCTCCACGGAGGGGCTGTACACCCAGCGGACGCTCTCCGCGGCCGCCCTGGAGGAGTGGGTCCCCAAGCTGGCGATGATGACCGCCGAGGAATGCGGCCACCTCCCCGGCGTCTCCCCCGGCCGGGCGGGCCAGCTGCTCGCCGGTGCGCTCGTGGCCGAGGGCACGATGGACCTCTTCGGGATCACCGAGCTGGAGATCTGCCCCTGGGCGCTCCGCGAGGGCGTCATCCTGCGCCGCCTCGACCACCTCCCGGCGGAGCGGATCGCGCTGAGCTGA
- a CDS encoding sugar phosphate isomerase/epimerase yields MADPAVRIPDAKVALSTASVYPESTATAFEIAARLGYDGVEVMVWTDPVSQDIEALRRLSDYHQVPILAVHAPCLLITQRVWSTDPWVKLQRARSAAERLGASAVVVHPPFRWQRHYARDFVDGIWRMANETDVRFAVENMYPWRYRDREMLAYAPDWDVTHDDYRHFTVDLSHTSTARTDGLAMVDRMGDRLAHVHLADGKGSGKDEHLVPGRGDQPCAELLERLARTGFDGHVVLEVNTRRAMSSAEREADLAEALAFTRLHLASAKRTPGP; encoded by the coding sequence GTGGCAGATCCAGCGGTGCGCATCCCCGATGCGAAGGTCGCCCTGTCGACGGCCTCGGTCTATCCGGAGTCGACGGCGACGGCCTTCGAGATCGCCGCGCGCCTGGGGTACGACGGTGTCGAGGTCATGGTGTGGACCGATCCGGTCAGCCAGGACATCGAGGCGCTGCGCCGCCTCTCCGACTACCACCAGGTTCCGATCCTCGCGGTGCACGCGCCCTGTCTGCTGATCACCCAGCGGGTCTGGTCCACGGATCCGTGGGTCAAGCTCCAGCGGGCCAGGTCCGCGGCCGAGCGGCTCGGCGCCTCCGCCGTCGTGGTCCACCCGCCGTTCCGGTGGCAGCGCCACTACGCCCGCGACTTCGTCGACGGGATCTGGCGGATGGCGAACGAGACCGACGTCCGGTTCGCCGTCGAGAACATGTACCCGTGGCGCTACCGGGACCGCGAGATGCTCGCGTACGCCCCCGACTGGGACGTCACCCACGACGACTACCGCCACTTCACGGTCGACCTCTCGCACACCTCCACGGCCCGCACGGACGGGCTCGCGATGGTCGACCGCATGGGCGACCGGCTCGCCCACGTCCACCTCGCGGACGGCAAGGGCTCCGGCAAGGACGAGCACCTGGTTCCCGGCCGGGGGGACCAGCCCTGCGCGGAGCTGCTGGAGCGGCTGGCGCGTACGGGCTTCGACGGGCACGTCGTCCTGGAGGTCAACACCCGCCGGGCCATGTCCTCCGCCGAACGCGAGGCGGACCTTGCCGAGGCGCTCGCCTTCACCCGGCTCCACCTCGCCTCGGCCAAGCGGACGCCCGGGCCGTGA
- a CDS encoding TetR family transcriptional regulator, which translates to MTSRSTPARPTPQEPAAPRRRGRPPRAAGQGGPDSRARILEAARTEFAERGYDKASMRAIARAAGVDAALVHHYFGTKDEVFAAAVELSFEPALVIPQILGGPVEGVGERMARYFISVWENPVSRAPLLAIVRSALTHEAAAEVLRTFVLGRLLERIAAELHVPDPTFRAEVAASHMIGIAMLRYVVRTEPLASADPERIVALVAPSIQRYLAEDGPYG; encoded by the coding sequence GTGACCTCGCGTTCCACCCCGGCCCGTCCCACCCCGCAGGAGCCCGCCGCTCCGCGTCGCCGGGGCCGTCCCCCGCGTGCCGCCGGTCAGGGCGGCCCGGACTCCAGGGCCCGCATCCTTGAGGCGGCCCGTACCGAGTTCGCCGAGCGCGGCTACGACAAGGCGTCGATGCGCGCCATCGCCCGCGCGGCCGGGGTCGACGCGGCGCTGGTCCACCACTACTTCGGGACGAAGGACGAGGTGTTCGCGGCGGCCGTGGAGCTCTCCTTCGAGCCCGCCCTGGTCATCCCGCAGATCCTGGGCGGTCCGGTCGAGGGGGTGGGCGAGCGGATGGCGCGCTACTTCATCTCCGTGTGGGAGAACCCGGTCAGCCGGGCGCCGCTGCTGGCCATCGTCCGTTCCGCGCTCACCCACGAGGCGGCGGCCGAGGTGCTGCGCACTTTCGTACTGGGCCGGCTGCTGGAGCGGATCGCGGCGGAGCTGCACGTACCCGACCCGACCTTCCGCGCCGAGGTGGCCGCCTCGCACATGATCGGCATCGCCATGCTGCGGTACGTCGTACGGACCGAGCCGCTCGCCTCGGCGGACCCGGAGCGGATCGTCGCCCTCGTGGCGCCCAGCATCCAGCGCTATCTCGCCGAGGACGGCCCGTACGGATGA
- the ilvD gene encoding dihydroxy-acid dehydratase — protein sequence MPQLRSRTVTHGRNMAGARALMRASGVASEDIGKPIIAVANSFTEFVPGHTHLAPVGRIVSEAIQAAGAVPREFNTIAVDDGIAMGHGGMLYSLPSRDLIADSVEYMVEAHCADALICISNCDKITPGMLMAALRLNIPTIFVSGGPMESGKATLVDGTVRTLDLVDAMSEAVNDKISDADMLRIEENACPTCGSCSGMFTANSMNCLAEAIGLALPGNGSTLATHTARRALYENAGRTIVEITKRHYEQDDATVLPRAIASRAAFENAMALDIAMGGSTNTILHLLAAAQEAELDFGLPEMDAISRRVPCLAKVAPNVGKNRTYYMEDVHRAGGIPAILGELHRGGLLNEDVHSVHSASLADWLKNWDVRGGSPAPEAVELWHAAPGCVRSATAFSQSERWDTLDTDAAEGCIRDVEHAYSKDGGLAVLKGNLAVDGCVVKTAGVDESIWTFEGPAVVCESQEEAVEKILLKQVAEGDVVVIRYEGPKGGPGMQEMLYPTSYLKGRGLGKACALITDGRFSGGTSGLSIGHASPEAASGGTIALVEDGDRIRIDIPNRSIELLVPDAELAARREALNGVYAPKNRERKVSAALRAYAAMATSADRGAVRDVSKLG from the coding sequence ATGCCGCAGCTGAGGTCCCGCACTGTCACCCACGGTCGCAACATGGCGGGCGCGCGCGCCCTCATGCGGGCGTCGGGCGTAGCGAGCGAGGACATCGGCAAGCCGATCATCGCCGTCGCGAACTCCTTCACCGAATTCGTCCCGGGCCACACCCACCTCGCCCCGGTCGGCCGGATCGTCTCCGAGGCGATCCAGGCCGCGGGCGCGGTGCCGCGCGAGTTCAACACGATCGCCGTGGACGACGGCATCGCGATGGGCCACGGCGGCATGCTCTACAGCCTGCCCTCGCGCGACCTGATCGCCGACTCCGTCGAGTACATGGTCGAGGCGCACTGCGCGGACGCGCTGATCTGCATCTCCAACTGCGACAAGATCACGCCCGGCATGCTGATGGCGGCCCTCCGCCTCAACATCCCGACGATCTTCGTCTCCGGCGGTCCGATGGAGTCCGGCAAGGCGACGCTGGTCGACGGCACCGTCCGTACGCTCGACCTCGTCGACGCCATGTCCGAGGCCGTCAACGACAAGATCTCCGACGCGGACATGCTCCGTATCGAGGAGAACGCCTGTCCCACCTGCGGCTCGTGTTCGGGCATGTTCACGGCCAACTCCATGAACTGCCTCGCCGAGGCCATCGGCCTCGCGCTGCCGGGCAACGGCTCGACGCTCGCCACCCACACCGCCCGCCGCGCCCTCTACGAGAACGCCGGCCGCACGATCGTCGAGATCACCAAGCGCCACTACGAGCAGGACGACGCGACCGTCCTGCCCCGCGCCATCGCGAGCCGCGCCGCGTTCGAGAACGCCATGGCCCTCGACATCGCCATGGGCGGCTCCACCAACACGATCCTGCACCTCCTCGCCGCCGCCCAGGAAGCCGAACTCGACTTCGGACTCCCGGAGATGGACGCGATCTCGCGCCGCGTCCCCTGCCTCGCCAAGGTCGCGCCGAACGTCGGCAAGAACCGCACGTACTACATGGAGGACGTCCACCGCGCCGGTGGCATCCCCGCGATCCTGGGCGAGCTGCACCGCGGCGGGCTCCTCAACGAGGACGTCCACTCCGTCCACTCCGCCTCCCTCGCCGACTGGCTCAAGAACTGGGACGTGCGCGGTGGTTCGCCCGCCCCCGAGGCCGTCGAGCTGTGGCACGCCGCCCCCGGCTGCGTCCGTTCCGCCACCGCGTTCTCGCAGTCCGAGCGCTGGGACACCCTCGACACGGACGCCGCCGAGGGCTGCATCCGGGACGTCGAGCACGCCTACTCCAAGGACGGCGGCCTCGCCGTCCTCAAGGGCAACCTCGCCGTGGACGGCTGCGTCGTGAAGACCGCCGGTGTCGACGAGTCGATCTGGACCTTCGAGGGCCCGGCCGTCGTCTGCGAGTCGCAGGAGGAGGCCGTCGAGAAGATCCTGCTGAAGCAGGTCGCGGAGGGCGACGTGGTCGTCATCCGCTACGAGGGCCCCAAGGGCGGCCCCGGCATGCAGGAGATGCTCTACCCGACCTCGTACCTGAAGGGCCGCGGTCTCGGCAAGGCCTGCGCGCTGATCACCGACGGCCGCTTCTCCGGCGGTACCTCGGGCCTGTCGATCGGCCACGCCTCCCCCGAGGCGGCCTCCGGCGGCACGATCGCGCTGGTCGAGGACGGCGACCGCATCCGCATCGACATCCCGAACCGCTCCATCGAGCTGCTCGTCCCGGACGCCGAACTGGCCGCCCGCCGCGAGGCGCTGAACGGCGTGTACGCGCCGAAGAACCGCGAGCGCAAGGTCTCGGCCGCGCTGCGGGCGTACGCGGCGATGGCGACCAGCGCCGACCGCGGCGCGGTGCGCGACGTCTCCAAGCTCGGCTGA
- a CDS encoding protein kinase, which produces MAPLREAGSGPEAEHPEYAGRYRLEGRLGEGGMGVVHLATSASGLPLAIKIVHRSYAADPEFRARFRQEVAAARRVSGAFTAPVVDADPAAALPWMATLYVPGPTLSAQVKRNGPMSPAQLRRLTAGLAEALRDIHRAGVIHRDLKPSNVLLPDSGPKVIDFGISRPYDSELRTETGKLIGSPPYMAPEQFQRPREVGPAADVFALGAVLVHAATGRGPFDSDSPYLVAYQVVHDEADLTGVPADLTALVAQCLAKDPAQRPTPDEIMAALLPPSYDAAAFVPAQRRPVPGESRAGGNPERPSEDTASPTPTRERGGARGTGAPGAEAPQDVAPAGPSPSAGTTHVRDLPAPPDRAPVAGRRPTRRARWVAGAAALLTLATGGAVYAEVGAGTPPDRAAVPDGAAPGTVAAFVPWRTVLPGAAGSIPYCFTTAASGGGGTAPPAAGGTHEPSLYCSAPGYGIARLDPVDGHTLWSHRDSSYKGEALAPGGRAVLVDEPGGALRAYGSEDGEQLWSTDSPPATGSLRSTGNTLLRLGGGGAAEGLDSGTGAVRWSERLAGHTLPTFGFHDPATGVAYLYENAPDRDTTLVTAIDPTTGGLRWQRRLDGMLTPVGVSEGALILKATGEDSATDALVRYDPGGGTAQRIPLPFRMTGANIVVGGDTAYLLAPGGAVVALRTRAAADGGSAERWRLETGVGLSSLPVTAADDRLYFTAADGRLLAVDTRRGTLLGQTAPRLGSGELATTSWPAEPVPVGGHVVGTAPDGSVFAVDGSDPGSW; this is translated from the coding sequence ATGGCGCCGCTGCGGGAAGCCGGGTCGGGTCCGGAAGCGGAACATCCCGAGTACGCCGGCCGATACCGCCTGGAGGGGCGCCTCGGCGAAGGCGGCATGGGTGTGGTGCACCTCGCCACGTCTGCCTCCGGGCTCCCTCTGGCGATCAAGATCGTGCATCGGAGTTACGCGGCGGACCCCGAGTTCCGGGCGCGTTTCCGGCAGGAGGTCGCGGCCGCCCGGCGGGTCAGCGGAGCCTTCACGGCGCCGGTCGTCGACGCCGATCCGGCCGCCGCGCTGCCTTGGATGGCGACGCTGTACGTGCCCGGCCCGACGCTCTCCGCCCAGGTGAAGCGGAATGGTCCGATGAGCCCGGCGCAACTGCGACGCCTCACCGCCGGACTCGCCGAGGCCTTGCGGGACATCCACCGGGCGGGGGTCATCCACCGCGATCTGAAGCCGAGCAACGTGCTGCTGCCGGACTCCGGGCCGAAGGTCATCGACTTCGGGATCTCCCGTCCGTACGACAGCGAACTGCGTACGGAAACGGGGAAGCTGATCGGCTCGCCGCCCTACATGGCGCCCGAGCAGTTCCAGCGTCCGCGTGAGGTGGGACCGGCCGCCGACGTGTTCGCGCTGGGCGCGGTGCTGGTCCACGCGGCTACCGGACGCGGGCCGTTCGACTCGGACAGCCCGTACCTCGTGGCCTACCAGGTGGTGCACGACGAAGCCGATCTGACCGGGGTGCCCGCCGACCTCACCGCGCTCGTGGCGCAGTGCCTGGCGAAGGACCCGGCGCAGCGGCCGACCCCGGACGAGATCATGGCGGCGCTGCTGCCGCCGTCGTACGACGCGGCGGCCTTCGTGCCGGCCCAGCGGCGCCCGGTGCCCGGGGAATCCCGGGCCGGAGGGAACCCGGAGCGGCCGTCGGAGGACACGGCGTCCCCCACGCCCACGCGGGAGCGGGGCGGTGCCCGAGGCACCGGGGCTCCGGGTGCCGAGGCCCCGCAGGACGTCGCCCCGGCAGGGCCGTCTCCCTCCGCCGGGACGACCCACGTACGGGACCTGCCCGCCCCACCGGACCGTGCACCGGTGGCCGGGCGACGGCCGACACGCCGCGCGCGGTGGGTGGCCGGCGCGGCGGCGCTGCTGACGCTCGCCACGGGGGGCGCGGTGTACGCGGAGGTGGGCGCGGGCACGCCACCGGACCGGGCGGCGGTGCCGGACGGCGCGGCGCCGGGCACGGTAGCCGCCTTCGTCCCGTGGCGGACCGTCCTGCCGGGAGCGGCGGGCTCGATCCCGTACTGCTTCACGACGGCCGCGTCCGGCGGCGGGGGCACCGCGCCTCCGGCCGCCGGGGGTACGCACGAGCCCTCGCTCTACTGCTCGGCACCCGGCTACGGCATCGCCCGCCTCGACCCCGTGGACGGGCACACCCTCTGGTCGCACCGGGACTCCTCGTACAAGGGGGAGGCGCTCGCCCCGGGCGGTCGTGCCGTCCTGGTCGACGAGCCGGGCGGGGCTCTCCGGGCTTACGGCTCCGAGGACGGTGAGCAGCTCTGGTCGACGGACAGTCCCCCGGCCACCGGCAGCCTCCGGAGCACCGGGAACACGCTGCTCCGCCTCGGCGGCGGGGGCGCCGCCGAGGGGCTCGACTCCGGGACGGGGGCGGTGCGCTGGAGCGAACGACTCGCGGGGCACACGCTGCCGACCTTCGGCTTCCACGACCCTGCGACCGGGGTCGCCTATCTCTACGAGAACGCGCCGGACCGGGACACCACCCTCGTCACGGCGATCGACCCGACGACGGGGGGCCTCCGGTGGCAGCGGCGGCTGGACGGCATGCTGACGCCCGTCGGTGTGTCGGAAGGGGCGCTGATCCTGAAGGCGACGGGAGAGGACTCGGCGACGGACGCTCTGGTGCGGTACGACCCCGGAGGAGGGACGGCGCAACGGATTCCGCTGCCGTTCCGGATGACGGGAGCGAACATCGTCGTCGGCGGTGACACCGCCTATCTGCTCGCGCCCGGCGGCGCCGTCGTTGCCCTGCGGACCCGCGCCGCGGCGGACGGCGGCAGCGCCGAACGGTGGCGGCTGGAGACCGGGGTGGGTCTGTCGTCGCTCCCTGTCACGGCGGCGGACGACCGTCTGTACTTCACGGCGGCGGACGGGCGGCTCCTCGCCGTGGACACCCGGCGGGGCACCCTGCTCGGGCAGACGGCCCCCCGGCTGGGGTCGGGGGAGCTCGCGACGACCTCCTGGCCGGCCGAGCCCGTACCGGTCGGCGGGCACGTCGTCGGCACCGCGCCGGACGGCTCCGTCTTCGCGGTGGACGGGAGCGATCCGGGCTCCTGGTGA
- a CDS encoding SH3 domain-containing protein — translation MAVEPVAGTATLASYEVARYPIAPGYRVNVRTGPGTEYPIVRLMPYGMSVPIFCQKTGERVTGPYGSSNLWDCIANGEYVSDAYVHTGSDGWVASRCA, via the coding sequence CTGGCCGTCGAGCCGGTGGCCGGCACCGCGACGCTCGCCTCGTACGAGGTCGCCCGCTACCCGATCGCCCCGGGCTACCGCGTCAACGTCCGCACCGGACCGGGCACCGAATACCCCATCGTCCGGCTGATGCCGTACGGGATGTCCGTGCCGATCTTCTGCCAGAAGACGGGCGAGCGGGTCACCGGCCCCTATGGCTCCTCGAACCTCTGGGACTGCATCGCGAACGGAGAGTACGTGTCCGACGCGTACGTGCACACCGGCAGCGACGGCTGGGTCGCGAGCCGCTGCGCCTGA
- a CDS encoding class I SAM-dependent methyltransferase — MPTTPSAGPSRALSFSGAAALYAAARPGYPPEVFVALEEAAGRTLDTLRAVDVGAGTGIATRELVRRGAHVVAVEPGEGMAAELRRSLPEVPVVRGDGNRLPLADDSAGLVTYAQSWHWTDPARSWPEAARVLRPGGVLALWWNVADHRAPWVAEQNARIRRHLGADHGVHGTPAPGTASRAVGLPEKGTVSRRLPWARRVSVATHLDNLAGHSAFLVRGGEHAERDRRFFAEEGDRLRELFPDGAVEERYVVDLTTTTV; from the coding sequence ATGCCGACCACCCCGTCCGCCGGCCCTTCGCGGGCCCTCTCCTTCAGCGGGGCCGCCGCCCTGTACGCCGCCGCCCGTCCCGGCTACCCGCCGGAGGTGTTCGTGGCCCTGGAGGAGGCGGCCGGGCGCACGCTGGACACGCTGCGCGCGGTCGACGTGGGGGCGGGCACCGGCATCGCCACCCGTGAACTGGTCCGGCGCGGCGCCCACGTCGTCGCCGTCGAACCGGGCGAGGGAATGGCCGCCGAACTGCGCCGGTCCCTGCCCGAGGTGCCGGTGGTGCGCGGGGACGGCAACCGCCTCCCGCTCGCCGACGATTCCGCAGGCCTCGTCACGTACGCCCAGTCCTGGCACTGGACCGACCCCGCGCGCTCCTGGCCGGAGGCCGCCCGCGTGCTGCGCCCCGGCGGGGTCCTCGCGCTCTGGTGGAACGTCGCCGACCACCGGGCCCCCTGGGTCGCCGAGCAGAACGCCCGCATCCGCCGCCACCTGGGCGCGGACCACGGCGTCCACGGCACCCCCGCCCCTGGTACCGCGTCCCGTGCCGTGGGCCTGCCCGAAAAGGGGACCGTCTCGCGGCGGCTGCCCTGGGCCCGCCGGGTGAGCGTCGCCACCCACCTGGACAACCTCGCCGGCCACTCCGCGTTCCTGGTGCGCGGCGGCGAGCACGCCGAGCGCGACCGCCGGTTCTTCGCCGAGGAGGGCGACCGCCTGCGGGAGCTCTTCCCCGACGGCGCGGTCGAGGAGCGGTACGTGGTCGACCTGACGACCACCACCGTCTGA
- a CDS encoding ABC transporter ATP-binding protein, with the protein MMNNQRTAGPDPAPPPSGAPATAAVHAEGLTVVRGDRTVLRGLGFTVEPGRITGLLGPSGCGKSTLMRAIVGTQAQVTGALDVLGAPAGHPGLRSRVGYVTQAPSVYTDLTVRQNLDYFAAVLLPGRAHRTTRREAVTRAIDDVDLRSHADALAGRLSGGQRSRVSLAVALLGEPELLVLDEPTVGLDPVLRRDLWNLFHALAADRGTTILVSSHVMDEAERCHRLLLMREGALLATGTPEELRTRTASTTVEEAFLRLVDEASARPEEAVR; encoded by the coding sequence ATGATGAATAATCAGCGCACCGCCGGACCGGACCCCGCGCCACCGCCGTCCGGAGCCCCCGCGACCGCCGCCGTCCACGCCGAGGGACTCACCGTCGTACGCGGCGACCGCACCGTGCTGCGCGGCCTCGGCTTCACCGTCGAACCCGGCAGGATCACCGGACTCCTCGGCCCCTCCGGCTGCGGCAAGAGCACCCTGATGCGCGCGATCGTCGGCACCCAGGCCCAGGTCACCGGTGCGCTCGACGTCCTCGGCGCCCCCGCGGGACACCCGGGCCTGCGCTCCCGCGTCGGGTACGTCACCCAGGCCCCGTCCGTCTACACCGACCTCACGGTCCGCCAGAACCTGGACTACTTCGCGGCCGTGCTCCTCCCCGGCCGCGCGCACCGCACCACCCGCCGCGAGGCCGTCACCCGCGCCATCGACGACGTCGACCTCCGCAGCCACGCCGACGCCTTGGCGGGCAGGCTCTCCGGCGGCCAGCGCAGCCGCGTCTCCCTCGCCGTCGCCCTGCTCGGGGAGCCCGAACTCCTCGTCCTGGACGAACCGACCGTCGGACTCGACCCCGTCCTCCGCCGCGACCTGTGGAACCTCTTCCACGCCCTCGCCGCCGACCGGGGCACCACGATCCTGGTCTCCTCCCACGTCATGGACGAGGCCGAGCGCTGCCACCGGCTGCTGCTGATGCGCGAGGGCGCCCTCCTCGCCACCGGGACCCCGGAGGAACTGCGTACCCGCACCGCGAGCACCACCGTGGAGGAGGCCTTCCTCCGCCTCGTCGACGAGGCGTCCGCCCGGCCCGAGGAGGCCGTGCGATGA
- a CDS encoding ABC transporter permease, with the protein MSSDTFPETAPAPARPLTPARSLATAGRVLRQLRHDPRTIALLLVIPVVMIVLLRYVFDGSPRTFDSIGASLLGIFPLITMFLVTSIATLRERTSGTLERLLALPLGKGDLIAGYALAFGVIAVVQSLLATAVSVWLLGLDVVGSPWLLMLVALLDALLGTALGLFVSAFAASEFQAVQFMPAVIFPQLLLCGLFTPRDRMQPVLEAISNVLPMSYAVDGMNQVLHHSDVTGDFVRDVAVVAGCALLVLGLGAATLRRRTA; encoded by the coding sequence ATGAGCAGCGACACCTTTCCGGAGACCGCCCCCGCACCGGCCCGGCCCCTCACCCCGGCCCGCAGCCTCGCCACCGCGGGCCGCGTGCTGCGGCAGCTCCGTCACGACCCCCGCACCATCGCGCTGCTGCTGGTGATCCCCGTCGTGATGATCGTCCTGCTCCGGTACGTCTTCGACGGCAGTCCGCGGACCTTCGACTCCATCGGCGCCTCGCTGCTCGGGATCTTCCCGCTCATCACGATGTTCCTCGTGACGTCGATCGCCACCCTGCGCGAACGCACCTCCGGGACGCTGGAACGCCTCCTCGCCCTGCCGCTCGGCAAGGGCGACCTGATCGCCGGCTACGCCCTCGCCTTCGGTGTGATCGCCGTGGTCCAGTCCCTGCTCGCCACCGCGGTCTCCGTCTGGCTCCTCGGCCTCGACGTCGTCGGCTCGCCCTGGCTGCTGATGCTGGTGGCGCTGCTCGACGCCCTTCTCGGTACGGCGCTGGGGCTGTTCGTCTCGGCCTTCGCGGCGTCCGAGTTCCAGGCGGTCCAGTTCATGCCGGCGGTGATCTTCCCCCAGCTCCTGCTCTGCGGCCTCTTCACCCCGCGCGACCGGATGCAGCCCGTCCTGGAGGCGATCTCGAACGTCCTCCCCATGTCGTACGCGGTGGACGGCATGAACCAGGTACTCCACCACTCCGACGTCACCGGCGACTTCGTGCGGGACGTGGCCGTCGTCGCGGGCTGCGCCCTGCTGGTACTCGGCCTGGGAGCGGCCACCCTCCGCCGCCGTACCGCCTGA